TAAAGATCGGAAGTAATGGCCTTGCTTATGCTCAAAAGCGCTTCTATTTGTCTGGAGGATGATATTGCTTTCTTTTTCATATTCTCCTCCGAGCTATGAGCTTTGGGCTGTGGGTTGTGAGCTGTGGGCTTTTTAACGCACAGCCCAAAGCTCATAGCTCACAACCCGTATTACTGTCTACTTTACTTATTTGCGTCTGTGCTCTCAAACTGCATCTCGTACAGCTTCTTATATAGACCACCTTTAGAAATAAGTTCAGCGTGCCTGCCCTGCTCTACAATCTCACCTTTGTCTAAAACAATTATTCTGGTAGCATTTTTGACAGTGGATAGCCGGTGGGCAATAACAAAAACTGTCCGGCCTTTCATCAACCGATCAATGGCCTCTTGAACCAGCTTTTCAGATTCTGTATCTAACTGGGAAGTAGCCTCATCCAGGATTAAAATAGGAGGATTTTTTAGTATCGCCCGCGCTATAGCCAACCTTTGTTTTTCACCTCCGGATAGTTTAGTGCCTCGCTCGCCAATTATAGCGTCATAACCGTTTTCTAACTCCAGAATAAAGCAATGCGCATTAGCCATCCTGGATGCCTCGATAATCTTATCATCTGAAGTGCCGATCCTTCCATAGGCAATATTCGCTCTGACGGTGTCATTAAACAGAATTGTCTCCTGGCTCACCAGCCCTATTTGTTCTCTAACCGAAGAAAGAGTAACATCCCTTATGTCACAGTCATCTATCGCCACCCTGCCTTTATTCGGGTCATAAAACCGAGGAAGAAGGTTAACCAGGCTTGTCTTACCTGTCCCGCTTGGGCCCACAATGGCGACTATCTCGCCCTTGCTGACATCTAAATTTATATTACTCAATACAACTTTATTATTGTCATAACTAAAGTGAATATCATTAAAAGAGATACATCTTTGAAGCGGATTTAAGGTTACAGCCTCTGTTTTCTCGGTAATCGTCGGCTTTAAATCCAGGATTTCAAATATCCTGGCAGCAGCAGCCAATGTCTGCTGGATTACAGCCTGAACCCTGCTTAATTTCTTAATCGGTTTCATCAATGAAAGAAGCGCCGCTAAAAAAAAGCTGAAAACCCCGAAGCTAAATACCCCTCCCATCACCTGCCGTGCCCCATAATAAAATACAAACATAGCCATTGCCGCGCCAATAAATTCTGTTATTGGAGCAATAGCCGCCATTCGCCTGATCGATTTCATCATCAATTTATAGAGACCGTCGCTAAGTTTATTGAATTTATTTATCTCGTAACTCTCCATAGAAAATGCCTTTACAATCCTGATCCCGGAAATAGTCTCAACCAGCATAGAAGAGATATCAGCCATTTTTTCCTGGGTATTTTTACTTATTTTACGCAACTTCCTGATAATCTTTATTACCGGAAACATTACCAACGGAAGAAGAACCAAGCAGATAGAAGCTAACCGCCAGTGGATAAAAAAGACTATCAATAAAAACAAGACCACCTGCAGGGATTGATAGACCAGATCGGCCAGATTCTCGCTAATGGAATTCTGAATTGCGGTTACATCATTGGTAATCCGGGAGGTTAACTCTCCGGTGCGCTGGCGGGAATAAAAATCTAAAGAAAGGCTTTGGAATTTCCGATATAGTTTATTTTTTATATCTCTGATTACTCTTTGGCTGATATCACTCATAAAATAGGTTTTCCCAAAGTCGCTTAAGCATTTAATCAAGATAACTAAGGGTATTACCAGTGCTATTATTTTCAATAACTCAAGGGAGCCCAAAGAATTTATCTTTATAATAATGTCTTTGATAAAAACCGGCAAGCGGGTACTTCCCGTGGGAATTCCTTTGCCGGTGAATATATTATCTACCAACGGAATGATCATTCCTAACTGAAGGCCGGAAAAAACCGTAGAAATAACCATACAGGCAACCGCAACCACAAATATCCACCTATAGGGCTTTATAAACTTAAGTAACCTGCTATATTCCTGCATTATTACCTCGTTTTTGATTTCCTTTTATCCACAGATGAAAAGACACGGAAGGACACAAATTACTTTTAGACCCCAAAAAATTAACCTACTACAAGTAAAAATCTGGTGTCTAAGATCTATGTGTGCTAATTTGCGTATTTTACCATACTCATTGACTTCTGTCGAGGATTTTGTTAAACTCATTACATAATTCGTGTTTAGTAATTCGTGTTTTTTAAGGTATTTACATATGCTAAATGTAGCGGTCATTGGGGTTGGGAAACTGGGCAGTAAGCATGCCCAAATATATTCTAACCTAAATAATGTAAACCTGTTAGGTGTATGTGACATAAACAAACAACGGGCAGAGAGTATAGCCCGACAGCTTCATGTTACCCCTTTTATTCATTACCAAGACCTGCTGGGAAAGGTCAAAGGAGTAACTATATCCACCCCCACCTCTCTTCACTACCAAATAGCCAGAGATTTCCTAAACTCAGGAGTAAATGTCCTGATTGAAAAACCAATGACGCTAACGCTTAGTCAGGCCGACCGATTGATTAAACTATCCGAACAAAAAAGATTAAGCCTCCTGGTAGGTCACGTGGAAAGATTTAATTCTGTAGTCCATGCGCTTAAAAAATTATCCCGTCAGCCCAAATTCATAGAAGTCCACAGATTGGGAGCTTTTACTCCCCGGGTTACTGATGTTGGCGTAGTGCTTGATCTTATGATCCACGATATTGACATTGTCTTAGCCCTGGTCAAGTCTGAAATAAAAAAAATAGAAACTGTCGGTATAAATGTGCTATCTCATCATCATGAAGATATAGCCAACGCCCGGATTACTTTTAAAAACTCCTGCATTGCCAATCTTACCGCCTCCCGCTTAATTGGAAAATCAATGAGAAAAATCAGGATATTCCAGGAGGATACTTATATCTCCTTAGATTATTTGAATCAATCTGCCGAAATTCACAGGAAGGTTAAAAATAAGATGGTAAGCAGCAGTATTGATATAAAAAAGGAGGAGCCTCTTCGGCTGGAAATAAAAGAATTTATAAACTACCTATTAAATAGAAAATCCTGCCCCTATATCGACCGGGAAGCAAGAGATGCCTTAAAAATAGCCCTGCAAATAGTTAGAAAATTAAGATGTCAGCTCAGAAACCAAAAAAAATAATCATCATTGCCGGAGAAGCCTCCGGAGACCTCCATGGAGCCTGTCTAGCCAAGTCTATAAAAGCCTTGGACCCTAAGACAGAAATCTTAGGTATCGGCGGTCAACTAATGGCCGATGCCGGGGTAAAACTTTATTATGATATAGTTGGTTTAGCAGTAATCGGCTTTATAGAAATTCTGACAAACCTGAAAAAATTCAAGTCTATCTATAATCTTGCCTTAGAAAAAATAGATAACCTCAAACCGGATGCTGTTATCCTGATAGATTATCCGGGTTTCAACCTCAAGATTGCCCGCCAAATAAAAAAGAGACGTATTCCTGTTTTTTATTATATCAGCCCTCAGGTATGGGCTTGGGGTAAAAACAGAGTAAAAACCATATCCGAATTAGTCGATAAGATGCTGGTGGTATTCGAATTCGAAAAAGAATTCTATAAACAACATGGAATAAACGCCGCATTTGTCGGCCATCCGCTTTTAGATACCATTAAGCCGCCCCTGGAAAAAGATCAAGCCTGCAGGATATTCAACCTGGATAAGACTAAGCCAATAGTGGGAATACTGGCCGGCTCGAGAGAAAACGAAATCAAGCGGCATTTAACGATTATGCTTGAAGCAGCCAGGATGTTAAAAAAAGATATACCAGATATCCAGTTTATTATTTCTAAACCTCCCCAGATACCCGAAGATTTGTTTAATTATTTGCTTAAAAGTTCCCGGTTATCTGTTGGGACAATAACGGAAAAGACCTACAATTTGATGAACGCAGCTGACTTGGTCCTGGTAGCATCAGGAACAGCTACGCTTGAAGCGGCCATCTCCTTAACCCCGATGATTATTATTTATAAAGTCTCGCCCCTGACCTATTTTTTGATAAGAAGATTGATCAGGATCCCCTATATCGGCCTGGTAAATATCGTGGCCGGAAAAAAAATAATGCCCGAGTTCATTCAATATCAGGCCCGTCCTAAAAATATCTCCCGTAAAGCCGCTGAGTTCTTAAAAGACAGAAAAACCTTAGAGCAGTTAAAAGGTGAGCTTATAAAAATAAGAGAAAAACTCGGGGGCCCCGGCGCAAGCCGCCGCGCAGCCGAAATAATACTATCCTCCCTGAATAAATCCTATCTATAATTCTCTGTGGTTATTTTTTATCTTTTCAGGATGGTGCTTCACTACTTTAGCCTGGACCATATAGATTACATCTTCGGCAATATTTGTAGCATGGTCGCAGATTCTTTCCAAATGGCGGGCGATTAAAAGAAGGGGAACCGCCCGGGGAGCAGTTGTGCCGTCTTTGACCATATAATCATTTATTAACTCATCATAAACCAGATTTCGTAATCCATCAGCCTCTGGATCAGAAAGAATAACCTGCCTGGCTAGATTTTGGTTTCGATCTACAAAAGCATCTATTGCATCTTTTACCATTTTTCGGGCTACTACGGTCAATTTAGGGATATCTATTAACGGCTTAAGTAAAGGTTCATGCGCCAGTTCCAAAACTCTCTGGGATATGTTTACTGCCAGATCAGCAATCCTTTCCAACTCCGCATTTATTTTCATTCCTGTGGTGATAAATCTAAGGTCTACTGCCATAGGTTGGTGCAGGGCTAATAAGTCAACAGCCTTTTCCTCAACCACAAGTTCCAATTCGTCAATCTTGCGGTCATCGCCAACAACAGCCTGGGCCAGCTTTTCATCCCGGTTCTTCAGTGCTTCTATTGATTTATAAATTGCCTCTTCGGCTAAAGCGGCCATTTTTAACAGATCCGTGTTTAATTTTTTTAATTCTTCATCAAAATGCCTCTCCATTTTTATTCCTTTCAGTCTTACCCAAACCTTCCGGTAATATAATCTTCGGTAATTTTCTTAGAAGGAGCGGTAAAAATTTTGTTCGTTAGATCATATTCTATCAGTTCTCCGAGCATTAGAAAAGCTGTGAAGTCAGAAATCCGCGCCGCCTGCTGCATATTGTGAGTAACAATGATAATGGTATACTTTTTCCTTAGTTCTTGAATCAGTTCTTCAATTTTTGCGGTAGCGGTTGGGTCTAATGCAGAACAGGGTTCATCAAAAAGGACTACCTCCGGCTCAATTGCTAAGGCGCGGGCAATACATAGACGCTGCTGCTGGCCGCCTGATAAATCTAATGCTGAATCACCCAACCTATCTTTAACCTCATCCCAAAGCGCAGCATCTTTCAAAGATTGCTCAACCCTTTGTGTAAGTTCGTCTTTTCTTTTAATAAGTCCATTGATTTTAAGCCCATAAGCAACATTTTCAAGGATGGACTTAGGAAAAGGATTGGATTTCTGAAAAACCATCCCAATCTTTTTTCTCACTGCAACCACATCTATGTTTTCGCCATAAATATTTTTTCCATCTAAGAAGATTTCTCCTTCAACCTTTGCCCCAGAGATAATGTCATTCATTCGATTAATGGCCCTTATAAGTGTAGATTTACCACAACCCGACGGCCCAATGACAGCAGTAACCTTATTTTTCTTAATATCAAGGCTTACATTCTTTACTGCCTGTGTATTCCCGTACCAAATGTCTAAATTACGAATGGAAACTCTAACATCCTTACCTATTCCATCATTTTGACTTCTGATTTCTGACTTCTGATTTTTGATTTCTGACGTTTGGCTTTTGACTATTACCACTTTTTTCTCCTTCTAAATCCATTACGTATAATGATAGCAACTGAATCTACACTTAAGACCAAAAAAAGCAAAACTAACGCTGTACCGTAAGCAATAGGAAGCTGAGCCTCCGGACGTGTGCCTTCAGTCATTAGGGCGTAGATGTGATATGGAAGCGCCTGTACCTCACTAAAAATTGAACGAGGAAGTCTCATAGTATAAAAGGTGGCAGCAGTGAAAAGTATCGGCGCGGTCTCGCCGGCAGCTCTGCCCACTCCTAATATTGAGCCGGTTAACATTCCTGAGATGGCGTTAGGAAGCACTACCCTGCGGATAGTTTGCCATTTAGTTGCGCCTAAAGCCAAAGAAGCTTCGCGAAAAGATTGTGGAACAACCAACAATGCTTCTTCGCTAGCACGAATGATTGTGGGTAAAATCAACATTCCCAGCGTAAGGCCACCTGATAAAATCGATATGCCAAAACCAAAGAACTTAACAAACACGGCTAATCCAAAAAGCCCAAATACAACTGAAGGGACCCCGGCAAGATTATTTATCCCAATACGAATCATTCTTATCAATCTTCCCTGCCTTGCGTATTCGGTTAAATATATTGCTGAGGCCACGCCTAAAGGCAAAGCAAAGCAAATTGCGCAAATAATCAGATAAAAAGTGCCCAAGATTGCCGGCAGGATTCCCCCGGCAGTCATTCCTTCACAAGGCATTTGAGTCAAGAACTGCCAGCTAATCACTCCTATTCCTCTGGCAGCGACAAAGTAGAGAATAATAAAAAGCGCTGAAAGAATAATTACTGTAGCTAATCTTAAAGCTCCAAAACCTATAAATTCTTTAATCTTTCTTAGCTTCAAGCCCATTTTTTCCTGAATTTCTGGGTTAAAATATCGGCAACAATATTAAAGGTTAAGGTTATCAGAAAAAGCACTATGGCAACAGCAAACAGGGCGTGATAGTGACTGCTCCCTACTACTGTTTCTCCCATCTCAGCAGCGATAGTAGCGGTCATCGTCCGCACAGGTTGAAAAAAAGAACAAGGTATAACTGCTGCTCCCCCGGCAACCATCAACACAGTCATGGTCTCGCCAATAGCCCTGCCCATACCTAAGATAACGGCGGTGCTTATTCCACCCGCCGCGGCGGGAACAGTTACTTTAACAGTAGTCTCCCACCTGTTTGCCCCTAAGGCAAAAGATGCCTCTTTGAAACTCTTAGGGACTGAAGAGATTGCATCCTCTGAAATACTGGTTATAGTTGGAATAGCCATAATACCTAAAAGGATGGAGGCAGTAAAGGCATTCAGGCCTACAGGTAAACCAAAAAATTTCTGTACTAAAGGCGCCACAACCACCATTCCAAAGAAGCCATAAACCACGGAAGGAACACCTGCAAGAAGCTCTATTGCCGGCTTTATAAGCCCTTTTATTTTGAGATGAGCCACTTCTGAAATATAAATAGCTGAAGCTACTCCTAAGGGAACAGCAATAATTAATGCTCCCGCGGTAACCCAAAGAGATCCCAAAAGCAAAGGTAAAATCCCAAAATCAGGCGGCTCATAGGTAGGATACCAGAATTTGCCTAAGAGGAATTTTCCCAAAGATGTTACTCTAAAAATAGGTAGTCCTTCCTTGAACAAAACTATGACAATTCCCAAAAGAAAAAAAATAGAAACTAAGGAAAATAGGCAAAAAAATCTTCTGATTAAATTTTCTTTTTGCGCTCTTTTCATATTCTAATCCAAGGCAACAAAACCCTGATCTTTAGCTATCTCTTGCCCCTCTTTGCTCAAAACAAAATCTATAAAATCTTTTATTAACCCTTTCGGTTTTCCATTTGTGTACATAAATAATGGCCGGGAAACCGGATATTTACCATTGCGAACAGTTTCAACTGAAGGTACAACACCATCAATAGCCAAGGCTTTAACTTCTAAACTTAAATATCCCAACCCCACATAACCAACAGCACCCTCCGTTCGTTTAACAGTCGAGGCCACTGCCATATTAGAGGCTTGAAGTAAAGCATCAGGGCGCACCCGTTCTTTGTTTAAGGCCAGCTTACTGAAACACTCATATGTCCCTGAGGCAACATCCCGTGAGATTATAACTATTTTTTGATTTTTACCTCCAAGCCCGCTCCAGTTGGATATTCTACCCGTATAGATATCTTTAATCTGGGAAAGGGAAAGTTCATTAACAGGATTTGAAGGATGAACAATTACTGCAATCCCGTCCATAGCAACTACATGGGGTTTGGGATTTATTCCTTTTCCCTTGGCTTTCAAGATTTCTTTCTTTTTCATTGGACGGGAAGAATCGGCAATATCACATATCCCGTCAATTAAAGCAGCGATACCTGTTCCTGAACCGCCGCCCCGAATTGAAATATCTGATCCTCGATACTTTCCCATAAAGACCTCTGCGGCCTTCTGAGCAATAGGTAAAACCGTGGTTGAGCCCTGAATAACAAGCCGGTTACTATCTGCATAGATACCCTGGGCCGTCAACCCAAAAACAAGCAACCCTAGTAATAACCTTGGTAATCCTTGCGAAAAAATCCTTTTCATCTGAATTCTCCTTTTTTAACTTTAAAAAGTTTATCATTCAATTGTTACAATTCTGTGACAACTTTGTAAAATTATGGTGAAATTTGATCAGAATTTAAACTCCAACTGCGCTAAAAACTCATTGTTGTTCACATCTCTGCCACCGGTCTTTTCATTATTAAAATAATACTCGGTCTTTAGTTTGACATTTTTAGCAAGCTCTGTAATCAGAGCAAGGGTGAGCATTTCTCTATCCCAGGAGCAAGGCTTTGAAAAAGATTTTGGCCAATCAGGATTTAACTCTCCATATCTTATTAGAGGCTCAAAAGAAGGAAAGTAAGTCCTTTTAAACTTCCATTTATGTGAGCCCTGGACATACCAACCTGTTCTTTCTAAATCCCCGTCTTCAAATTGAGCACCTTCCGCTACCAGGGTCAGCTCTTTTAATTTGTCGAATTTATATTTATAAACCGCCCTCCCGCCATATCGACGCATTATCTCGGAATCAGATATATAGCCGGGTAATTTACTTTTAAGCACACCAACATCAGCAGTGTCCAGCTCACCAAAGAAACCAAATCCCAAAACATCGATAGTGCCCAAATCTCCGATATCAGGCTTAATTCCTAATTTAAAACCCGCTTCAAAATGGCCTGTTTTCGCTGCTACATTGCGATTATCCCGTAACATTTTATAACTGGAATCTTCCGATACCTGTTTTGTGCCAAGCCTTAAACCCTCACTCAGACAAACACCCCAATAAAAGAGAGCTTTTTTTGCTTCCCAGTTTACTTGAAGTTCTTGATACCGCCACATAGCAGTTCCTATAAGAGGATAAACTTCGGTTTTACGAGAGATGTTGATAAACCTGGTATCTAAACCGGCAAAAAATTGCGAATCCAATAAGGGCAAACCCTTAAAATAAACCCCTCCGTTAGAAAAGTAGGCGCTATCGGCTGTGAATTCCAGTTCTCCTTTTAAAGATATCTTTGAATCTCTAAAGGTTACCTCCGGCTTTAACACAAACTTATCAAACTGAAACCTTGGATTAGGGTCAGATATCCCGTCATCTTTTTCAGTATCTCTAAACTCCACCTCTAATTCGCCGCCCAGGCGAAGATCCGCGCCTTTAAGCGAGATAAGAAAGTCT
The DNA window shown above is from Candidatus Omnitrophota bacterium and carries:
- a CDS encoding ABC transporter ATP-binding protein, with the translated sequence MQEYSRLLKFIKPYRWIFVVAVACMVISTVFSGLQLGMIIPLVDNIFTGKGIPTGSTRLPVFIKDIIIKINSLGSLELLKIIALVIPLVILIKCLSDFGKTYFMSDISQRVIRDIKNKLYRKFQSLSLDFYSRQRTGELTSRITNDVTAIQNSISENLADLVYQSLQVVLFLLIVFFIHWRLASICLVLLPLVMFPVIKIIRKLRKISKNTQEKMADISSMLVETISGIRIVKAFSMESYEINKFNKLSDGLYKLMMKSIRRMAAIAPITEFIGAAMAMFVFYYGARQVMGGVFSFGVFSFFLAALLSLMKPIKKLSRVQAVIQQTLAAAARIFEILDLKPTITEKTEAVTLNPLQRCISFNDIHFSYDNNKVVLSNINLDVSKGEIVAIVGPSGTGKTSLVNLLPRFYDPNKGRVAIDDCDIRDVTLSSVREQIGLVSQETILFNDTVRANIAYGRIGTSDDKIIEASRMANAHCFILELENGYDAIIGERGTKLSGGEKQRLAIARAILKNPPILILDEATSQLDTESEKLVQEAIDRLMKGRTVFVIAHRLSTVKNATRIIVLDKGEIVEQGRHAELISKGGLYKKLYEMQFESTDANK
- a CDS encoding Gfo/Idh/MocA family oxidoreductase, with the translated sequence MLNVAVIGVGKLGSKHAQIYSNLNNVNLLGVCDINKQRAESIARQLHVTPFIHYQDLLGKVKGVTISTPTSLHYQIARDFLNSGVNVLIEKPMTLTLSQADRLIKLSEQKRLSLLVGHVERFNSVVHALKKLSRQPKFIEVHRLGAFTPRVTDVGVVLDLMIHDIDIVLALVKSEIKKIETVGINVLSHHHEDIANARITFKNSCIANLTASRLIGKSMRKIRIFQEDTYISLDYLNQSAEIHRKVKNKMVSSSIDIKKEEPLRLEIKEFINYLLNRKSCPYIDREARDALKIALQIVRKLRCQLRNQKK
- the lpxB gene encoding lipid-A-disaccharide synthase, translated to MSAQKPKKIIIIAGEASGDLHGACLAKSIKALDPKTEILGIGGQLMADAGVKLYYDIVGLAVIGFIEILTNLKKFKSIYNLALEKIDNLKPDAVILIDYPGFNLKIARQIKKRRIPVFYYISPQVWAWGKNRVKTISELVDKMLVVFEFEKEFYKQHGINAAFVGHPLLDTIKPPLEKDQACRIFNLDKTKPIVGILAGSRENEIKRHLTIMLEAARMLKKDIPDIQFIISKPPQIPEDLFNYLLKSSRLSVGTITEKTYNLMNAADLVLVASGTATLEAAISLTPMIIIYKVSPLTYFLIRRLIRIPYIGLVNIVAGKKIMPEFIQYQARPKNISRKAAEFLKDRKTLEQLKGELIKIREKLGGPGASRRAAEIILSSLNKSYL
- the phoU gene encoding phosphate signaling complex protein PhoU encodes the protein MERHFDEELKKLNTDLLKMAALAEEAIYKSIEALKNRDEKLAQAVVGDDRKIDELELVVEEKAVDLLALHQPMAVDLRFITTGMKINAELERIADLAVNISQRVLELAHEPLLKPLIDIPKLTVVARKMVKDAIDAFVDRNQNLARQVILSDPEADGLRNLVYDELINDYMVKDGTTAPRAVPLLLIARHLERICDHATNIAEDVIYMVQAKVVKHHPEKIKNNHREL
- the pstB gene encoding phosphate ABC transporter ATP-binding protein PstB, whose protein sequence is MGKDVRVSIRNLDIWYGNTQAVKNVSLDIKKNKVTAVIGPSGCGKSTLIRAINRMNDIISGAKVEGEIFLDGKNIYGENIDVVAVRKKIGMVFQKSNPFPKSILENVAYGLKINGLIKRKDELTQRVEQSLKDAALWDEVKDRLGDSALDLSGGQQQRLCIARALAIEPEVVLFDEPCSALDPTATAKIEELIQELRKKYTIIIVTHNMQQAARISDFTAFLMLGELIEYDLTNKIFTAPSKKITEDYITGRFG
- the pstA gene encoding phosphate ABC transporter permease PstA, which gives rise to MGLKLRKIKEFIGFGALRLATVIILSALFIILYFVAARGIGVISWQFLTQMPCEGMTAGGILPAILGTFYLIICAICFALPLGVASAIYLTEYARQGRLIRMIRIGINNLAGVPSVVFGLFGLAVFVKFFGFGISILSGGLTLGMLILPTIIRASEEALLVVPQSFREASLALGATKWQTIRRVVLPNAISGMLTGSILGVGRAAGETAPILFTAATFYTMRLPRSIFSEVQALPYHIYALMTEGTRPEAQLPIAYGTALVLLFLVLSVDSVAIIIRNGFRRRKKW
- the pstC gene encoding phosphate ABC transporter permease subunit PstC, with translation MKRAQKENLIRRFFCLFSLVSIFFLLGIVIVLFKEGLPIFRVTSLGKFLLGKFWYPTYEPPDFGILPLLLGSLWVTAGALIIAVPLGVASAIYISEVAHLKIKGLIKPAIELLAGVPSVVYGFFGMVVVAPLVQKFFGLPVGLNAFTASILLGIMAIPTITSISEDAISSVPKSFKEASFALGANRWETTVKVTVPAAAGGISTAVILGMGRAIGETMTVLMVAGGAAVIPCSFFQPVRTMTATIAAEMGETVVGSSHYHALFAVAIVLFLITLTFNIVADILTQKFRKKWA
- a CDS encoding phosphate ABC transporter substrate-binding protein produces the protein MKRIFSQGLPRLLLGLLVFGLTAQGIYADSNRLVIQGSTTVLPIAQKAAEVFMGKYRGSDISIRGGGSGTGIAALIDGICDIADSSRPMKKKEILKAKGKGINPKPHVVAMDGIAVIVHPSNPVNELSLSQIKDIYTGRISNWSGLGGKNQKIVIISRDVASGTYECFSKLALNKERVRPDALLQASNMAVASTVKRTEGAVGYVGLGYLSLEVKALAIDGVVPSVETVRNGKYPVSRPLFMYTNGKPKGLIKDFIDFVLSKEGQEIAKDQGFVALD